CCCATAAAAGGTACAGCAAGCCCTTCAGGAATGACCTGCCCCGACTCCCAGCCCGTGCGCAAAAAAATCTTGCTACTTTTATGGTAGCTAAATTCCATCAATTTCACCTTTGACCAGCTTTTGCAAACGCTCAGCCTCGGCCTCATAGCCCGGCTTACCAAGTAATGCAAACATATTTTTCTTGTAAGCCTCAACCCCAGGCTGATTAAATGGGTTCACACCGTTCAAATATCCAGAAATTCCACAAGCTGCTTCAAAGAAGTAAATTAACCCACCAAGGTTAAAGGCGTCTAGCTGTTCAATTTCGACCATAATATTAGGAACACCACCGTCGACGTGAGCCAGAACAGTTGCTTGCATCGCTTTATCGTTGACGTAATGCAAATCGGAACCGGAAAGGTAATTCAAGCCATCAAGATTGTCTGGATCGAAAGGAATCAATAACTCAGAAGCTGATTTGTCAACCTTGATTACGGTTTCCACAAGGTTGCGCCGCCCGTCTTGAATGAACTGTCCCATTGAATGTAAATCAGTCGTAAATTCAGCCGCCGCCGGGAAAATACCGCGCCCGTCTTTGCCTTCACTTTCGCCGTACAACTGTTTCCACCATTCATTAAAATAATGCAGCTTACTTTCATAATTGACCAAAATTTCAGTGGTATAGCCTTTGCGTAGCAAAGCATTACGCGCAAACGCATATAGCATTGCCGAATTACGTTCAGGCTCGGCAGTTAGCAGATTGGAACGCATAGCGGCAGCCCCATCCATCAGGTGCTGAATATTAATTCCAGCAGCGGCGATCGGCAAAAGGCCTACAGCGGTCAAAACCGAATAACGGCCGCCGACATCATCCGGCACGACAAAAGTCTCATATTTTTCAGCCGTCGCCAAAGCTTTTAGCGCACCTCTGGCTTTATCCGTGGTAGCATAGATACGATCAGCAGCTTCAGCTTTGCCATAACGGTTTTCCATGTACTTTTTCAAAACACGGAAAGCAATGGCAGGTTCAGTAGTAGTACCTGATTTAGAAATAACGTTAACCGCCACCTCGTGTTTATCAAGATAAGGCAAAAGTTCCGCTAAATAGTCGACAGAAAGTTGATTACCTGCATAAACAATCTGCAGTTGCGGCTCAGTCTTAAAAGTCTTGCTCAAGGCTTCAATGACCGTGCGGGCGCCGAGGTAAGAACCACCGATACCGACAACTACCAGGACATCAGCCTGTTTTTGGATTTTGGTGGCAGCTTTGAGTATACGACTGAATTCATCGCGATCATAGTTAATCGGAAGATCTAGCCATCCGAGGAAATCGTTGCCGGCGCCTTGCTTATTCAGCATAATCTGTTTGGCCTGTTGGAGCTGCGGCATCATATCAAGTAGTTCATGTTCTTTGATGAACTTTTTCGTGTTTTGCAGATTAATTTTCAACATATGGACCTCCTGTCTGTTGTTACTGCTTTTACTTCTGTATTGCCCGTAGTAAACATTAGTTGTTGTTATTATTATTTATTCTTTGGCTATGTTGGCCAAAATTGCCTCTGTCATTTCTGTCGTACCAACCGTTCGTTCTGTTGGATTCTTATGATAAGGATCTATTAAATCGGCTGTGCGATAGCCCTGTTCAAAAGTTCGCTCAACTGCGCGCTCAATAGTTTGTGCTACTTCCGGCTCATTTAAGCCGTACCGCATCAAAAGTCCGGCACTTAATATGGCAGCAATAGGGTTGCAAATGTCTTGGCCGGCCAAATGTTCAGCCGAACCATGGATCCCGCCGAAAATACCGGGCGAATTCGGAGCACCGAGCGCCGCTGAAGGAGCCAGGGCCGGGGAACCAATGAAAGCTCCCGCGACTTCAGAAATAAAATCGCCAAGCAAATTATCAGCAACTATAATATCAAATTTGTCCGGATTGAGAATTAGTTGATGAATACCATTATCGAAGTACAAAAATTCAATATCGACTTCCGGATAATTTTTCGCTACCTCGGAAAGAACGCGGCGCCAGACACGTGAACTAGCTAAAATATTGGCTTTATCAATGGAAGTTATCTTTTTGCGTGGACGTAAACGTGCCATTTCAAAGGCTCGTACAGCTACTTGTCTGACCTGCTCATCAGTGTAGTGTAAAACGTCATAATCAGCCGGATTACCAACTTTAACGCCGTTTTTTGTAGTGATTTGTGTATTGGCTTGAGTATAAGAATCAAGGCCCGATAGATCGCGAATCAGGATGAAATCTATGCCGGCAGATGTGATACGACGACGAAGCGGCGACAAACCAGCCAACGCAAAGTCCACTTTGCAAGGGCGTATATATGTTTGGACATTCAAAGCGCGCCGCAAATTGATGATTGAATATTCAGGACGCAATTTTCGCGGTTGTTCGTCCCATTTAGAGCCGCCAACCGTACCAAATAAAACAGCTTGCGCAATTTTACACGACTGGATAGTAATATCCGGTAACGGTTCTCCCGTACTGTCAATCGCGATTCCACCCACCATAACTTCGCGATAATCCAACGATACGTCGTATAATTTAGCGGCACGATCCATTACCTTTACGGCCGCCGCTGTCACTTCCGGACCGATACCATCACCCGGTAATACCGCAACTCTATATGTCCTCATGTTTCACCTCAATCGTAAACAGGCTCATCAATGCACAATATTGCAATCTAAGTATAGCAGCCAATTTATTTCCTAGCAACAAAGTATTTTAGTCGGCTATAAGATTAAAAATTTGTGCATTGCCTAACCCGGTTTGAATTCATATAATAAACTGTAAAACTAGAACCGACAAACAGAAAATTGGTTCAAATATCTGGGAGTAACATGAGCCTGATAAGTGTACAAAAAATCAGTAAAAGTTATTACGGTCGTACCCTCTTCCATG
This is a stretch of genomic DNA from Mageeibacillus indolicus UPII9-5. It encodes these proteins:
- a CDS encoding glucose-6-phosphate isomerase produces the protein MLKINLQNTKKFIKEHELLDMMPQLQQAKQIMLNKQGAGNDFLGWLDLPINYDRDEFSRILKAATKIQKQADVLVVVGIGGSYLGARTVIEALSKTFKTEPQLQIVYAGNQLSVDYLAELLPYLDKHEVAVNVISKSGTTTEPAIAFRVLKKYMENRYGKAEAADRIYATTDKARGALKALATAEKYETFVVPDDVGGRYSVLTAVGLLPIAAAGINIQHLMDGAAAMRSNLLTAEPERNSAMLYAFARNALLRKGYTTEILVNYESKLHYFNEWWKQLYGESEGKDGRGIFPAAAEFTTDLHSMGQFIQDGRRNLVETVIKVDKSASELLIPFDPDNLDGLNYLSGSDLHYVNDKAMQATVLAHVDGGVPNIMVEIEQLDAFNLGGLIYFFEAACGISGYLNGVNPFNQPGVEAYKKNMFALLGKPGYEAEAERLQKLVKGEIDGI
- the leuB gene encoding 3-isopropylmalate dehydrogenase, giving the protein MRTYRVAVLPGDGIGPEVTAAAVKVMDRAAKLYDVSLDYREVMVGGIAIDSTGEPLPDITIQSCKIAQAVLFGTVGGSKWDEQPRKLRPEYSIINLRRALNVQTYIRPCKVDFALAGLSPLRRRITSAGIDFILIRDLSGLDSYTQANTQITTKNGVKVGNPADYDVLHYTDEQVRQVAVRAFEMARLRPRKKITSIDKANILASSRVWRRVLSEVAKNYPEVDIEFLYFDNGIHQLILNPDKFDIIVADNLLGDFISEVAGAFIGSPALAPSAALGAPNSPGIFGGIHGSAEHLAGQDICNPIAAILSAGLLMRYGLNEPEVAQTIERAVERTFEQGYRTADLIDPYHKNPTERTVGTTEMTEAILANIAKE